A genomic region of Populus nigra chromosome 11, ddPopNigr1.1, whole genome shotgun sequence contains the following coding sequences:
- the LOC133668811 gene encoding uncharacterized protein LOC133668811, translating to MMMGFKIYSLFSFKMSIFLFLFLNNAIAYSSHSSSADTTMHTNNWAVLVCTSRFWFNYRHMANTLSLYRTVKRLGIPDERIILMLADDMACNARNKYPAQVFNNENHRLNLYGDNVEVDYRGYEVTVENFLRVLTGRHETAVPRSKRLLSDEGSHILLYMTGHGGDEFLKFQDSEELQSHDLADAVKQMKEKRRFKELLIMVDTCQAATLFNQLHSPGVLAIGSSMKGENSYSHHLDSDVGVSVVDRFTFYTLAFFERLNMYDNASLSSLFTSYDPNTLMSTAYYRTDLYRRHLDEVPVTNFFGSVMETIHTDSAYRAVTRKMSKRAGINMAVEKSVQHDDRRTLIDSNVQDPTSHIKTKDQNCPFTRTMNTFFDKVERIEHPDSLVNYGLILMLPLLMVSVWLSS from the exons ATGATGATGGGGTTCAAGATTTACAGTTTGTTCAGTTTTAAAATGTCTatatttctgtttttgtttcttaacaATGCAATTGCATACAGTTCTCATTCTTCTTCAGCTGACACCACTATGCATACTAACAACTGGGCTGTCTTGGTTTGCACTTCTCGTTTCTG GTTTAATTATCGGCACATGGCTAACACTTTGTCATTGTATAG GACAGTTAAGCGATTAGGTATACCTGATGAGAGGATAATACTGATGTTGGCAGATGATATGGCTTGTAATGCTAGGAACAAGTACCCTGCACAAGTCTTCAACAATGAAAACCATAGACTTAACTTATATGGAGACAATGTGGAG GTGGACTATCGAGGTTATGaagtaacagttgaaaatttTTTACGTGTTCTGACTGGCCGCCATGAAACTGCTGTTCCAAGATCAAAGCGACTCTTAAGTGATGAAGGAAGCCACATTCTTCTGTACATGACAGGGCATGGAGGAGATGAATTCTTAAAATTCCAGGACTCCGAAGAGCTCCAGAGTCATGATTTAGCTGATGCTGTAAAGCAAATGAAGGAGAAACGTAG ATTCAAGGAATTGCTGATAATGGTGGACACTTGTCAAGCTGCCACTCTATTCAATCAG CTCCATTCACCTGGTGTTTTGGCCATTGGCAGTAGCATGAAAGGAGAGAACTCGTACTCACATCACTTGGACTCTGAT GTTGGTGTTTCTGTTGTGGATCGTTTTACATTCTATACACTTGCCTTTTTTGAGAGGCTAAATATGTATGACAACGCTTCATTGAGCAG TCTTTTTACTTCATATGATCCAAATACATTGATGTCAACTGCATATTACCGAACAGATTTATACCGACGACATTTGGATGAG GTACCTGTAACGAACTTTTTTGGCTCAGTAATGGAAACAATACATACAGATTCTGCCTATAGAGCTGTCACTAGGAAAATGTCCAAAAGGGCTGGAATCAATATGGCTGTTGAAAAATCAGTTCAACATGATGATAGAAGAACTTTGATAGATTCAAATGTTCAGGACCCAACTAGTCATATAAAGACAAAG GATCAAAATTGCCCCTTTACACGGACAATGAACACATTTTTTGACAAGGTGGAAAGAATTGAACATCCTGACTCCTTGGTGAATTACGGATTGATATTGATGCTTCCTCTTTTGATGGTTTCTGTGTGGTTATCATCGTGA
- the LOC133668838 gene encoding F-box protein At5g03970: MKKKKKMRSGIDGVNAALSSDDILCEILLRVPPETVFSLIIVSKRWLHVICSSVFCHHYLRRWPLAFRMLGFFVCNNLYLGRGQNGVRRPRTEPAMPLLSTCKEGDDLKFSKTLKQYGYFIDSSNGLLLCGRHPKRYFVWNPITKQHYKIPKPRVYFEDLCMAFLAEDHPSVDMCYKVIRAKCDFSLDEEMKTVPIETFNSKTSTWNFSTLTCVPSLSLCPWSVATVVKGVVHWYAAQRNLAIYDPHNGERRLSSIKLPGSIDFEERVLGESFDGRLQYGWSCKSGLEIWVLEKEEAGHATTPSDDGYPNKGWNLRYRLNFKTMWKKNPTFMTKSCLRDKETQILSFLHRNSKSVCIRSGPDIFLLHLGNQKVEAVLYNGRGSSISWDFSRVAPYFRPDWPHSSLCLPGKSMT; this comes from the coding sequence atgaagaagaaaaagaagatgaggAGTGGTATTGATGGTGTAAATGCTGCCTTGAGCTCTGATGACATCCTATGCGAGATCCTCCTTCGGGTGCCACCAGAAACTGTTTTTAGTTTAATCATAGTATCGAAGAGGTGGCTTCATGTTATCTGCAGCTCTGTTTTTTGTCACCATTATCTGAGACGATGGCCACTGGCTTTTCGCATGTTGGGCTTCTTTGTGTGCAATAATTTGTACCTTGGGAGAGGTCAAAATGGTGTGCGCCGACCACGAACAGAACCTGCTATGCCATTATTGTCAACTTGTAAAGAGGGTGATGACTTGAAGTTCTCTAAGACCCTCAAGCAGTATGGCTACTTCATTGACTCTTCCAATGGCCTTCTTCTTTGCGGTCGCCACCCAAAGAGATATTTTGTTTGGAATCCCATTACCAAACAACACTACAAAATTCCTAAGCCCCGGGTATACTTTGAAGACTTGTGCATGGCATTCCTTGCCGAGGACCATCCTAGTGTCGATATGTGCTACAAGGTCATTCGTGCAAAATGTGATTTCAGTCTTGATGAAGAAATGAAAACTGTCCCCATTGAGACTTTCAATTCCAAGACTAGTACATGGAATTTTTCCACATTGACCTGTGTTCCATCTTTGTCACTATGTCCTTGGTCAGTAGCCACTGTGGTGAAAGGTGTTGTTCACTGGTATGCAGCACAGAGAAACTTAGCAATCTATGATCCTCATAATGGTGAGAGGCGCTTATCTTCGATTAAACTACCAGGCTCAATTGATTTTGAGGAGCGTGTTCTGGGGGAGTCCTTTGACGGGCGGTTGCAGTATGGTTGGAGCTGTAAGTCAGGGTTAGAGATATGGGTTCTTGAAAAGGAAGAAGCTGGCCATGCAACGACTCCCTCAGATGATGGATATCCAAACAAAGGCTGGAACTTGAGATATAGATTGAACTTCAAAACAATGTGGAAGAAGAATCCCACATTCATGACAAAATCTTGCTTGCGAGACAAAGAAACTCAGATATTGTCATTTCTTCACCGAAACTCCAAATCAGTCTGCATCAGATCTGGTCCAGACATATTTCTCTTGCACCTTGGGAACCAGAAGGTTGAAGCTGTTCTTTATAATGGTCGTGGCTCTTCCATTTCATGGGATTTCAGCAGAGTGGCACCGTACTTTCGGCCAGATTGGCCTCATTCTTCTTTATGCCTCCCTGGAAAGAGCATGACATGA